From Brucella anthropi ATCC 49188:
GGCCGATTTCAGCCGCGCCATGAGTGATGCTGCCGGTATCGGCGACAGCGAGGAAGAGGCGAAGGTCGGTAAGATCAAAGCGCATAAGCGATGTTAGCGCGAATTCTGCCTATGGGAAAGCCGAAGGCTCTATAAGGAACTTCCGCATTCCGTCCGATGGCCAAGTCGCTATAGCAGGGACATGATTTATTCATTACCCTTGATCCTGACGATTGCGGTAACGTTCCTCGGTGCCGGCTTTGTCAAAGGCGTGACAGGAATGGGGCTGCCCACAGTCGCCATGGGCATATTGGGCGCGCTGATATCTCCGCTCTCAGCTGCAAGCCTGTTGATTATTCCGTCTTTCATCACCAATCTTTGGCAGCTTCTGGCGGGGCCTAGCTTCGGTCAGCTTATGCTTCGTCTCTGGAGCATGATGCTTGCCATTGCAGTCGGGACCATTGCGGGAACTGCGGTTCTGGTCGGGGGGAACATTGCAGTCACCACATCGATGCTGGGCTTCTCGCTCGTTATCTATGCAGCCTACACGTTGTTCGCCCGCCAGCTACAGGTGTCGGAAAAGCTTGAACGCCTGCTGTCACCTGTCATCGGGCTGCTGACCGGCTTGATTGCGGGCGCTACAGGGATATTCGTCATACCGGCTGTGCCCTATCTGCAATCGCTAGGATTCAGAAAAGATGATCTTGTGCAGTCGCTCGGGCTTTCCTTTACTGTCTCGACTGCTGCACTTGCGGTCGGGCTTTCGAGCAGGCAAGCATATTCCGGTGATCTCCTGCTGGCGTCTGTTCTGGCCATTGTTCCTTCACTGGTTGGCATGTTCCTAGGGCAGGCTTGTCGCCGCAAAATCCGACCGGAAAACTTTCGTCGATGGTTTCTGATCGGCCTTATGATCCTGGGGCTTGAAATGACATTGAGACCATTGTTCTCGATGAGTTGATGAACGGGGAACAATTTTTCCATTCCGGCAAGCGGATACGGATTTGCTTTCTTGTTCGAATCCGGCAAGGGCAGGATATTGTCTCACCCCCAAGAGAACAGTCTTTAGCTTCAACGGGTTTTCGCTGAAGCGTCCCCTATCATCGGCCTGATTGACGGAATGACCCAGAGAGATCCAGAACAACACCAGTCGCGTGCGCTCCGACTGTTCAAGCCAGTTCTTGCCGGTGCAACGCTGCGAGAACGTTCGATTGCTTGCCTCGGTGCCTTGATTGGTATCGCGCTGACCGGATTCATATCGAGCATGCTGCTGGGAAGCGGTCCGCATCTGCCTTTGATCGTAGCGCCAATCGGTGCTTCGGCGGTTCTGCTTTTCGCAGTTCCAACCAGCCCGCTGGCGCAGCCGTGGTCGATCATCGGCGGCAACACGATTTCCGCCTTTGTGGGACTGGCCGTCACCCAGTTTGTTGATGATCCGGCTTTGGCGATCGGCCTTGGCGTGGCGCTCGCGATCGCGGCAATGTCGGTTACCCGTAGCCTCCATCCGCCCGGTGGCGCAGCGGCGCTGACTGCAGTTCTGGGTGGTTCTGCGGTTGCCAAGTGGGGATTGCTGTTTCCGCTTGTGCCGGTCGCGCTGAACTCTTGCCTTCTGGTCGGCCTTGGTATCCTTTTTCACAAACTGTCGCGTCGGAAATATCCGCACGTGGCGGCGGCTGCTCCGGTAAACAAGCACAGCACCGAAGATTTGCCGCCTTCGGTCCGGATGGGTATCCGCGAGGAAGATATCGACCGCGCCTTGCTTGCACTGGATGAAAGCTTCGATATCGATCGCAACGATCTTGGACGTCTGCTGCGGCAAGTGGAGCTTGAAGTGTCCATTCGTTCCCACGGCGACCTGACCTGCGCCGACATTATGTCTCGTGATGTCGTCAGTATCGATGAAGATGCAACGGCGAGCCAGGCGCGCGACCTGATCTTGCGGCATAATCTACTGACCTTGCCGGTACACACGGCCGACGGTCGCCTGAAAGGCGTAGTCGGTTTGCGCGAATTGATGCATCCGGGTGACGATTTCAGAAACTATATCGTGGAAGCGCCCACCGCTGCGCAAGCCGATCCGGTGATGAGCCTTCTGCCCAGCCTGACCGATGGATTGGCGCATGCTGTCGTGGTTGTTGATGAAATGCGCCGCATCATCGGTTTGGTGTCGCAAAGCGATCTTCTGAGCACACTCGCGCGTTCACTTCCCGATGAAAAGCGGGTGCCTCTGAAAGCGGCATAACCTGCCGGGCCTGCGCTTCTCTATTGAATTGGAATGGTTTTCCGGGCAGGGTTTCCTGACCCGGAAATCTGCAGCAGGTGATTATGTCCGTCCAGCGCGCGAGCTTCTATATTCTACTGGCACTGGTCACCATCGCCTTTGCATGGCTGCTGTTGCCTTATTATTCGGCGGTTCTCTGGGCAGTCATTCTCGCCGTGGTGTTCTCGCCAGTACAACAACGCCTGGAACGTCTGCTCGGCGGCAGGAAAAACATTGCCGCTCTGCTTTCCGTGCTGATGTGCATCTGTCTGGTCATCATTCCAATGCTTGCGATTTTCGGTTCGCTGGTACAGGAGGGAAACTCTCTCTATCAACGCCTGAGCAGTCGCGAGTTTGATCTGAACAGCTATATCTCACGCATTCTGGGCGCCTTGCCGGATTCGTTGGAGGAGTGGCTGACCCGGTTCGAGCTGGGTGATTTCGCGGAATGGCGGGCGCGCATATCGTCTGCGATCATGCAGGGCAGTCAGCTTTTTGCCGGAAAACTGGTCAGCTTCGGCCAGAACACGCTGCAATTTTTCATAGGCTTCGGCATCATGCTCTATCTGCTGTTCTTCCTGTTTCGCGACGGTGCGGACCTTGGACGGAAGATCAGGCAGGCCATTCCGCTCAATGATGATTACACGCGGCAGTTTCTGGAAAAGTTCATCGCTGTCATCCGCGCGACGGTGAAAGGCAATATCATCATTGCCATCATTCAGGGCACGATCGGCGGTGTGACTTTCTGGTCCTTGGGCGTTGAGGCGGCTTTGCTCTGGGGCGTGTTGATGACATTCCTTTCCATGCTGCCAGCGGTCGGCGCAGCACTGGTCTGGGTGCCGGCAGCGGCCTGGTTCTTTGCAAGCGGAGAATGGATCAGCGGAGGCATTCTGGTTTTCGTGGGCGTATTCGTGATCGGACTGGTCGATAATCTCCTGCGCCCGCCTCTGGTCGGAAAAGGCACCCGCATGCCGGATTATGTCGTGCTGATCTCCACGGTTGGGGGCATTTCACTGATCGGGATCAATGGTTTTGTGGTCGGGCCGCTGATTGCCGCGATGTTCATTGCTGCGTGGTCGCTTCTGGCAGAAGAGCAGAAGGGGAATAGCTCCGCTCAACTGCCAAAGAACTAAATCTTACGCGACCTTCAGTTCCGCGATGGGAAGTCCGGTTTCGGTCATCTTGTTGTCGACACCATTTTCATCGAGAAACTGCTTCATCTCGGCATAGGTCTCGAACCATGCCCGGTTATACTTGTCGAACAACGACTGATCCCAATAGTCTTCCAGCCGGAAAGGCTTGTCGCTGAAGACGTCATAGCTCGGTATCTTGTAGGTTTCGGCAAATTCGGCTGTACGGCTGTCATAGGTGAAATAGATGGACGGCACACCGTTGGCCAGCGCCATCAGATTACCATGCAGGCGATAGCCGAGAACGAGCTGTTGCCTGCGCACCAGTTCCTCGTAATCGGCAACGACATCCGAATAGAACATACGATGGCGATAGAGGTTTTCTATTGTCTCGTCGAAATACCAGTCCGCTGTCCAGCGATGGTTCTTGAGCGCTGCAATGGCCTCCTCCTTCTGCTCCGCAGTGCCGAAGACCATTTTCTTCTCATCGATCTCGCCCTGAGCCATCAAGGTCACATCGAAGCGCTCGGCCATGGTTTTGATAAGGTCGCGGTGACGCGTCAGATATTGCTCGATATCCTGCGCATAGGCTGGTGAAACCTCTCGACGAACCGTAACGCCGACTTGAGCCACGTTTTCCAGTGGTGGCAACTTGATACGCAAATGCTGGTTGTTGCGGCGAAACGCCGTTGGACAACCGACGATGCGCACATTGCGGATGCCGATATCGTTCAGTACCTGCGCCGTGTAAGCGCCGCGCACACCGATGGATGTCGTCGAATCTGCAATGATGCGCAGGACCGCCTTGGTCTCTTCGGAAAGCTGTATTTCTCCTCTGACCGGCGCTTGTGCTCCGATACCGAATGCTATGACCGGCAGTTTAAGCCGTTGCAAGACCGGGATCGTGTCGCGCCAGTTCATATCCTTGTTGATATAGTTCGAACCGCGCAGGATCACATAATCATACTCTTCACGCAGCTGATCAATCTTCTCAGGTGAGAAATTGGTGATCGGAAGTTCTGAAGCCTTCTCGTAATTCATCAGTTTCAACGATGACTCGAACACGAAGGCATCGCCGATATTGTGATAATGATTGATGCTGCCCTGAACGTCGGTGTGACGATACCAGCGGACATTGTCGTGATCGTACACTTCTCCCGCAGGGATCATGACGAGGGCGCGTGCCATACGGTCTTCCTTCTGTTTCACTAAGGTCAAGCCAGGCTCAGCTTGCCTGAGAAAGAGCAGTTTGCGTAACTGCCGGTTTCTGTCTGCGGGGTTTTGACCCACGCAGCCGGTTGTAGAGGTCC
This genomic window contains:
- a CDS encoding HPP family protein, producing MTQRDPEQHQSRALRLFKPVLAGATLRERSIACLGALIGIALTGFISSMLLGSGPHLPLIVAPIGASAVLLFAVPTSPLAQPWSIIGGNTISAFVGLAVTQFVDDPALAIGLGVALAIAAMSVTRSLHPPGGAAALTAVLGGSAVAKWGLLFPLVPVALNSCLLVGLGILFHKLSRRKYPHVAAAAPVNKHSTEDLPPSVRMGIREEDIDRALLALDESFDIDRNDLGRLLRQVELEVSIRSHGDLTCADIMSRDVVSIDEDATASQARDLILRHNLLTLPVHTADGRLKGVVGLRELMHPGDDFRNYIVEAPTAAQADPVMSLLPSLTDGLAHAVVVVDEMRRIIGLVSQSDLLSTLARSLPDEKRVPLKAA
- a CDS encoding sulfite exporter TauE/SafE family protein produces the protein MIYSLPLILTIAVTFLGAGFVKGVTGMGLPTVAMGILGALISPLSAASLLIIPSFITNLWQLLAGPSFGQLMLRLWSMMLAIAVGTIAGTAVLVGGNIAVTTSMLGFSLVIYAAYTLFARQLQVSEKLERLLSPVIGLLTGLIAGATGIFVIPAVPYLQSLGFRKDDLVQSLGLSFTVSTAALAVGLSSRQAYSGDLLLASVLAIVPSLVGMFLGQACRRKIRPENFRRWFLIGLMILGLEMTLRPLFSMS
- a CDS encoding polysaccharide pyruvyl transferase family protein; this translates as MARALVMIPAGEVYDHDNVRWYRHTDVQGSINHYHNIGDAFVFESSLKLMNYEKASELPITNFSPEKIDQLREEYDYVILRGSNYINKDMNWRDTIPVLQRLKLPVIAFGIGAQAPVRGEIQLSEETKAVLRIIADSTTSIGVRGAYTAQVLNDIGIRNVRIVGCPTAFRRNNQHLRIKLPPLENVAQVGVTVRREVSPAYAQDIEQYLTRHRDLIKTMAERFDVTLMAQGEIDEKKMVFGTAEQKEEAIAALKNHRWTADWYFDETIENLYRHRMFYSDVVADYEELVRRQQLVLGYRLHGNLMALANGVPSIYFTYDSRTAEFAETYKIPSYDVFSDKPFRLEDYWDQSLFDKYNRAWFETYAEMKQFLDENGVDNKMTETGLPIAELKVA
- a CDS encoding AI-2E family transporter, which produces MSVQRASFYILLALVTIAFAWLLLPYYSAVLWAVILAVVFSPVQQRLERLLGGRKNIAALLSVLMCICLVIIPMLAIFGSLVQEGNSLYQRLSSREFDLNSYISRILGALPDSLEEWLTRFELGDFAEWRARISSAIMQGSQLFAGKLVSFGQNTLQFFIGFGIMLYLLFFLFRDGADLGRKIRQAIPLNDDYTRQFLEKFIAVIRATVKGNIIIAIIQGTIGGVTFWSLGVEAALLWGVLMTFLSMLPAVGAALVWVPAAAWFFASGEWISGGILVFVGVFVIGLVDNLLRPPLVGKGTRMPDYVVLISTVGGISLIGINGFVVGPLIAAMFIAAWSLLAEEQKGNSSAQLPKN